The Bombyx mori chromosome 20, ASM3026992v2 genomic sequence caacaaaaattaggtataattttgctattgctataaacaaatataagttgtaataacgagtacttttatggttaaaatttatcttacctttttgacgttacactcaaatatggtctcattaaattaatcaattcattcacaacacctttgctcagaaatctatagtcaaattcgtaattattgatcttcgccatgtaattcagacgatctttattttcctaaccatatgatatcggcctcactatcactatctgcatcacaatccattatcatttgaaataattccatatcactatcatcactgctacaatatgccaatatgaagagaaacaattattaaattatagcgatttactttcgaaagataaacatgtaaccggccgattttgacagataagcgaatgcccatactagagatagcgctgcctaccggagagttacttaaaactcatattgaaacggaagtaagcacgatttgtatgagcattctatctttagcaggctatccgtcctcccgacgatggatagataattccgataggaactgctgcccgtcgataggttattggaacgtaagtaaggacaaaaatatagatttgtctatctttagtaaccgaaactagggatagataggttattgaaaacggccgtaagcCTTTGGCCACGACGgcgatctatctatctatcttttaGCCCACAGACGTCTATTGCTGGGCAAAGGCCTACCTCAAGCCTCGCCATACGATAAGTACCTAGGTATTggcttattaaaatattttacacatACCTTATGGTTATACttgtatttatatttctatttaatacacaattataacaataatttgcgtaattattgttggtagggcgtcttgtgaggccgcacaaTTCTGCTTAAATACGGTGAAGCAGTACGCGTTTCGGCTTGTAGGGTGGCGCAGCCATTGTAATATAAACCtggaacttagaactcatatctcgatgTAGATGGTGGTTTTTGCGTCATTGATGTCTGTTGAAGCTGATCATTCAAATGTTATGTAGCTCATTTTTAGTTCCAGCATTTTATCTACTGTAATCCTAGATTATATTTAAAAGTGGGAAAGTGATAGGAATGAAGTATGAAGCTATAACAGCAAACAACTTTTATTTGCTACAACTTTTATTTGCTaagttttacataataataataataatcaagcctttattcagacaattacatttttttttttttacatatacaataattatttcttttttttttttactatgtttTAAGTAAGTagtggtattaatattaataaaaaaatttttttggaagcttttttttttttacctatgttattattagttattgtctgtttgtctattatagacataggcctcctccaactgcCTCCATAAGCTTCTATTTTCAGCTGTTCTGGTCCATGTGCTTCCCGCAACTGCCTTAATGTCGAAGTTTTACATAATAATTGATAAATGATTTAAGAAATTTATATTCCGTCAactaaaggaataaataaaaaaataaaaaaatcacgtttCAATTGTAAATAGAGGtaaaaattattcaatttttaaatcCAAACAGGATAAAAATATTGTAGGTATTGTCATACTCGTACATTAGGTCATTGGAAACGTCtgaaaaatttatgtttttttctaaTCCTACATACGTTTGAAAATTTGCGTAAAACACGTTGAAATATTTTGTAACATCAATATAGGTCTAGCTAatgaaagcgtgttaaaaactAAGCGCTCtttaaaaacatacataaatgAATTACATATCTTTGGATGACGAACAAAACGCAAACTGACGATTGAGATAGATTataccactgaagtaggaaacctacaAGGGATAAATAAACGACAACgattaaaaaaagttgttttgaaTCATACTATGGGATACAAGCAGTTTTAACTAAACTTAGGAGGTTAGCTGATACTTAAATATAGAACTGGAAAAATCATGGAAAATGGGTGAGTTcactattaataattttaatacatataaagggactttagaaaaaatcttaataaccTTAACAAGTTTTTGTTTTGGCGCGCGCAGCCATATTGCGCGGAACAGCTGTTGCGAGAGCAGCTCTTGATTTTAGAGTGCTTGTTTTCGTCTTTTCATTGACAAAAAAATGTATCCTAACCCAATGTTTAATGTTGAATAATGAAAGTGTTCGTGTAAAGTTTATGATTGAAAATGTCTGTGTTGTGACGCGTGATCCAAAAATCGACCATGGCTAGTAGCATTCATAATTACGGCGTCGAAGTGTCGGCTGAAGAAAAGGAATTTCAAAATGTTTGGAATAGATTTTCGGAATGGTTGCATTGTATATGTGTAGTAACATTCGACTTAGAGCTTGGTCAAGCAATGGAAAGTGTCTTCCCACCCGGAGTACCGTTGACTGATCAAGAAAAATGCAATATTTGTTATTTGGCGTTTCCGGATTCCAATTCAGGATGTATGGGGGACACCCAGTTTCATGTGCGGCTTCGCTCATTCATGTCCTTGACACCACAACAACTTGCATACAACGAAGATAGCGTGCCCACACTTCGCGCTGATTTAACACATTACTGGGGCTTCGTCTACTTTAGACAGGTCAAGGACTCTTCGTTACCAAGAGGTTACTTCCAAAAGAGCATAATCCTGCTGAGCCGACTGCCTTTCATCAATTTGTTCTACAAAGTTATTCAACTCATAGCTCCAAAACACTTCGAAGATGGTGAAAGTAGCTTGGAAGCTGCCTGTCATGATATAAATAGATGGCCTTCATTGAAGGCGGGCCAAAATGTACTGCTGCCAGTGTTGGGCACTGTGTTTCAGTCATACATTCCTAATCAACAAACTGGAAAAATTGTAAGGTCAGACATTGCAGAACAAATTCAATCACACAATGTACCTCATGTTGTTGCCTCTTTACAGGATGTTAATGTTTTTGATGCCTTATCTAGCTTAATCTCACATTTACATTTACTGTGGGAATTGGTTTTGACTGCTGAGCCAATTGTAGTGATGGCTAGCTCGCCAACCGAATGCTCTGCGTTGGTCCAAGCATTGACAAATTTAATCCAACCTCTCCCATATTCAGCAGAGTATAGACCATATTTCACAATACATGACAGTGAATTCAGAGAGTTCACAAGGAAACAATTCAACCCCCCCTGTGTAATACTGGGTGTGACTAATCCATTCTTCACAAAAACACTGCAACACTGGCCCCACACCATAAAACTTGGTGACGTCACTTCTATAAAAACGAAGCTGAAAAAAATTGGTAACTTGAAACTACttgacactgctccaggtgtaTACACTCAGTACAAAGCATTCTTAGAAAAAGATAaagcaattataaaaaaacttcaCAACGGAATCCGTACTGAAAGGCCTTCGGAAGTTCAGACTGCAATGGTCAAAAGACATCTACTAGAACTGACTCAAAGCTTTATGATTCCTCTAGAGAGGTATATGGCATCACTCATGCCATTACAGAAAAACATTTCACCATTTAGAGCACCTCCTATACCCAATCCGTTCAACCCGGAAGACTTCTTTGCTATGTTACAGCAATCAGGACCTCAATTAACGACTGGCATTAAAGGTGACTGGATAGGATTGTACAGAAACTTTTTCAAAACCCCAAACTTCAGTGCTTGGTTTCACGAGAGACACAATAATTTGACAAACAAGCTACAAGCACTGCAGCTTGAAGCTTTAGCTGGTAGTGACCTGAAGCAATGGTCTAAAGGGAAGAAAGAAATTGAAATTGTTGATATGGTCCTCAAACTCAGGGAGGTGTTGAAAAGTAGTCCCCCAGTGCCTGACAATACAAAGACGTTGTTGGCAAGACGTCTTGATGATCTGAACTGTGTTTTGCCTGATGACATGAAATCTATATTGAATGCAGCCTCGTGACATAGACACTGCTGCGCCTCGGAGCTGAGAGGTTGCAGCAATGACTGCAAAATTCAGTTTGAAAACTTACAGTCAGTTAAATGTgtatgaaaattatgaaaaGATGCATGTtactatagatagatagattttatTATCTTTTGAGAATCCAGTATCAAGTTCATTGCATAATATTGTTCATGCTGCTCCATTTACACAGGTATCAAtattctataattttttaagagggtaagtaaattaaaaacacaacaGTAATCTGAATTATGATGAAAATTATTATGGCCATAGTTTTTTCTAGAACAAACAATAGTCTACACAATCATGCGGTATGACAATAACAATGGGGCAGCATGTTACATGATACTGGATTATTATATTGATTCGAATATTGATATTAATGAAATCTAGaataagtttaaaatatgtttgttaatGAGCACTTGAATGTTTATGTTAGTCTGACTCTGGCAATGATATCATCAAACTAAAAATATAGAAAGAGGAAGACTTGATCATGTTAAGAACTGcaactatacatatatatattttttttatatattatcttATCTTTAGTATAGTAAACATTAAaggttattaaaatttgttcttAAGTGATATCATTTGAGATTCAGAACTGTTAGTATATATAAACTGTTAgagaaaaaattaagattttctTTATTCTATGCGTGGTCACGCGTTGTTTTGTCAAACTCACTTGTGACTACTTTATTTTTCTGGAAGGATTCGAAAATAACATCATCGGCGCATTAGAGGTCGCGCGCAAATAGTTTTGACAAAATAAAGATTAGCGAAGGAACGTTTCCAGTTTTCACTTATTAAATGGACCGTTTTGAAAGTGGCGTAAGtccatttttgagaaaaatgagctatcacgtaattcatgcttaatttaatgtaatttttttatatataactagtccgtgtttaatttctcaaaaaaagtcccatgttttgtacaacttaaaatcggttagtaaatgaaattgcataatcatcgattatgaaagtggtgtaagtccaattgacagaggtaggtggcatag encodes the following:
- the LOC101741059 gene encoding protein DENND6A, giving the protein MASSIHNYGVEVSAEEKEFQNVWNRFSEWLHCICVVTFDLELGQAMESVFPPGVPLTDQEKCNICYLAFPDSNSGCMGDTQFHVRLRSFMSLTPQQLAYNEDSVPTLRADLTHYWGFVYFRQVKDSSLPRGYFQKSIILLSRLPFINLFYKVIQLIAPKHFEDGESSLEAACHDINRWPSLKAGQNVLLPVLGTVFQSYIPNQQTGKIVRSDIAEQIQSHNVPHVVASLQDVNVFDALSSLISHLHLLWELVLTAEPIVVMASSPTECSALVQALTNLIQPLPYSAEYRPYFTIHDSEFREFTRKQFNPPCVILGVTNPFFTKTLQHWPHTIKLGDVTSIKTKLKKIGNLKLLDTAPGVYTQYKAFLEKDKAIIKKLHNGIRTERPSEVQTAMVKRHLLELTQSFMIPLERYMASLMPLQKNISPFRAPPIPNPFNPEDFFAMLQQSGPQLTTGIKGDWIGLYRNFFKTPNFSAWFHERHNNLTNKLQALQLEALAGSDLKQWSKGKKEIEIVDMVLKLREVLKSSPPVPDNTKTLLARRLDDLNCVLPDDMKSILNAAS